One Streptomyces sp. R28 DNA window includes the following coding sequences:
- the mce gene encoding methylmalonyl-CoA epimerase → MLTRIDHIGIACFDLDKTVEFYRATYGFEVFHSEVNEEQGVREAMLKINDTSDGGASYLQLLEPTRPDSTVAKWLDKNGEGVHHIAFGTADVDGDAADIKGKGVRVLYEEPRIGSMGSRITFLHPKDCHGVLTELVTSAPVESPEH, encoded by the coding sequence ATGCTGACGCGAATCGACCACATCGGAATCGCCTGCTTCGATCTCGACAAGACCGTCGAGTTCTACCGGGCCACATACGGCTTCGAGGTGTTCCACTCCGAGGTCAACGAGGAGCAGGGCGTCCGCGAGGCCATGCTCAAGATCAACGACACCTCCGACGGCGGTGCCTCCTACCTGCAGCTTCTCGAGCCCACCCGCCCGGACTCCACCGTCGCGAAGTGGCTCGACAAGAACGGCGAGGGCGTCCACCACATCGCTTTCGGTACGGCGGATGTGGACGGCGACGCCGCCGACATCAAGGGCAAGGGCGTACGAGTGCTGTACGAAGAGCCCCGGATCGGCTCCATGGGGTCACGAATCACTTTCCTGCACCCGAAGGATTGCCACGGCGTACTGACAGAACTGGTCACTTCGGCGCCCGTTGAGTCACCTGAGCACTGA